The stretch of DNA TTCTTTTTTATCTCCTCCCTCGTAATACATTGCCAACGCTCATCTTTAATAGATTCTCTTTTTTTATCATCGATATCTCGATCATAATTCATTAATACCTTGCTTGTGTCAGTACCACCTGTGTAGGCTTTAATAAAATCATTAAAGGCAGCTCTTGTAAACGGTGTACGTTTTCCATAACTAGGGACATTGGTGCGCATATCATAGTACCAAACATTTTTGGTATTTCCTGTTTCGGTTTTGCCTCGTGTAAAAAACAGCACATTGGTTTTCACTCCTGCAGAGTAAAAAATCCCAGTTGGTAAACGTAATATAGTATGCAAATTACATTTATCCATTAGGTCTTTACGAATGCGTTGCCCATCACCATCTTCAAACAAAACATTATCAGGTAAAACTACAGCAGCTCTAGCGGTTCCTTTTTTATGTAAAGACCTATAGATGTGTTGTAAAAAGTTGAGTTGCTTATTACTGGATACAAAGGTTAAATCATCTCGTGTTGGTTTTTCACCACCTTTTTTGGTTCCAAAAGGTGGATTAGCTAATACGCCGTCTAAACCTTTTAATGTTTTACCTAAATCGGTCAATGTATCTCCTAAATGGATTGTACTGTCTAAGCCATGTAATTTAGCATTCATTAATGCTAAACGATGTGCATCTTGAACCAGTTCTACTCCGCTTAAAGCTTCGTTAACTTGAAATTGACGTTGTTTATCATTAGAATCATATTTATAATTGTAACGGTCAACTAAATACTGATCAAGAGAAATCATAAAACCAAAAGTTCCACAAGCAGGATCGTTCCATCGTTCTCCCAATTTTGGAGCCAACAATTCTATCATCACTTTTATTAGTGGTCGAGGAGTAAAGTATTGGCCTGCTCCACTTCGTTTTTCGTTAGCATTACGCTCTAACAAATCTTCATAAATCTGTCCCATGGTATCACGCTCACTTTCATTATACCAATCTATAAGGTCTATTTGCGTGATTAAAGTTCTTAAATTAACAGGTTTACGTAATGTAGTAGATGCGTTAGTATAGATTTCTGTAATCGTTGTGTTATCTCCTTTAGCACTTATATTGGCTAATAAGTCTCTATAGCGGTCGTATAATTCTTTATTATCTGTAATCTCGAGTAAAGTGCTCCATTGATATTCTTTAGGTATTTGTTCTTTAAAACCTTTTACTTCGGATAGCTTTAAAAACAAGATATATGTTAACTCATTTAAATATTGGTGATAAGTAACTCCATCATCCCGTAATACATTACAAAGGTTCCAGAGTTTATTTGAAATTTCTTCTGCGCTCATTTATGCTGTTTCTATGTATAAATTATCATTTAAGGTTTCTATGACATCTTTTAACTGATGCTCAAATATTTTGTTTAATCTTTTAAAGCCTCCATCTGACATAAATGGATCTTTATTTAAATCTTCAATTTTAATAATGGTTTCTTGAATAAGTTGTTTTTCAAAACGGTCTATCCATTTTAATTGGATTTTATTCCAATCTTTCATGCTGCGTACTTTGTCAACTGCATTTCTAATACGTTCTTCATGGCTTATCAGTGTACTGCCTAAAGCCAGAGTCCGAATGTATGAAATAATATCGGCAACGATGTCCTCATTTTTACTATCCTTCCAAGCTGCATTTAAATTTCTAGAATTAAAACCTTTTTGGTCTAACAGCAATTTTAATTCTTTAAGTGAATGACGATCTAACTCTTTAGGTTTTGTACAAATAATTTGAAGAGCTGCCACTTTATTTAAATTCTGCTCAAGGAAGATTTTAAAACTATTTAAATAATCTTCTGGTTTTTGTCCTTTACCATAACCACGTTCACTACCTAGATACTCATCGTCATGCTCTGATACATATTGTGCTCTTGGTTGTGGTATAAATTCATCTAAAAACCTCCATAATTGGTCATATTTCGAAAGTGATGAAGCTATGCTATGTTCTTCAATATTCTTTAACATATTTATGAAAGCTTCAGGGTCTTTACCTTCAGTATTGTATTTGAAAATTTCCTCATTCTGCCCTATAATCTTTGTTTTTTTGCGTTGAAGCTTCGAAATAATTTGTTCTAACTGTTTTTTTGCTCTGACATTGGATTCAATGTCATCAAACTCATCAATTAGTTGAGTGAATGATGTTTTTGGATTTGTCACTACAGGTTTCATGGAGGAGAAAACCTCTAAAGATTCATAAAGTTTTACTGCGTCAAAAATATTGAACACTTCTTTTCCTATATCGTCACATCGTCTGGTAGCACGCCCTAACATTTGCTCGTATAAAATTCGAGATTTGATACGTCTTAAAAATACCAAATTGCAAATTGGTGGTACGTCAATACCAGTAGTTAATAAATCCACAGTCACAGCTATACTAGGAAATTTTTCATTTTTATAACGTGTTACTAATTCTTGAGGTTTATAGGATTTGCCTGTGATTTTTGCAATAGCATCATCAGGTACATCTATGCCTATATTTTCATATTCCTCTTTTAATAATTGAACAATCAAATCAGCATGTTCGTCTTTAGCTGCAAAAATCAGGGTTTTTTCATCTCCTTCGGGGTCAATTTCTTTTACTAATTGTTGAGCAACAGTTCTATTAAAAGATTCTGTAATTACCATTTTATTAAACCCTTCAATATCTATGTTTAATTCATCTTCTAGTTCATCAAGTTCTTCAATACGATTATCTTCTTTAATATATACCTTTGGTTTTTCACCTTTTTTCCAGGTTATACCTTCTTCGCTTAATTTCGTTTTAATAATATTAGGCGGTTCATGATCTATTAAATAACCATCTATTACCGCCTCTCTATATGAATATGTATAGACAGGATGCCCAAATATCTCAGTTGTATGTAAAGCAGGTGTAGCTGTTAAGCCTACAGTAAAAGCATCAAAATAATCTACAACCATACGATATTTACTAACGTAATCTCTTTGGTCTTTGAAGTTTAGTTCTTCATCATCCAACTCTCTATCCTGTAAATATCCACGATGCGCCTCGTCTACAATAATACAGTCATAAGTGTCAATTGGTAAAACATCTTCATTATTACCATAAAATAAGCGTTTTACCATGCTTTGAACCGTAGAAAAATGTAATCTAGATTCAAGATCTGGAATTGTAGCTTTTAGTTTGTCAACTTTATATGTTTCAGCAAATGTATTAAGACCTTCGATTTTATTATCCTCAAAATTGTTGATGGCTTGCGTTGCTAATAATCTCCTATCTACCAAAAATAAGATGCGTTTAAAACGGTTAGCTTTAATAAGGCGATAACAAAGACCAATAATGGTTCGTGTTTTACCTGTGCCTGTTGCCATTGCTAAAAGCGTTTTTTTGCTATCTGGCTTATGTCTAACAATTTTTTCAACAGCTTCAATAGCTTTTATTTGATAATCCCTTAAACTTAAACCTGCTTTATCTTGTAAATAGGAAATGTTTGAATCTTTCAGTTTATCATTGGACTCTTGAATATTTCTTTTATATAATTCTAAAATACCTTCCGGGGAATACCACCCTCTCAAAGCTTTAGAATGATTCCTTTCATTTCTAACATCAAGAAACCAAACACCACTTTTAGTTTTTATTTGTTCTAAATAGGTTCTTCCGTTAGTTGAAAACAAAAATGGCACATTGTAATTTCTCCATTTCCCCAATAGTTTAGCTTCGTGTTCGTCTTCAGCTAATTCTGAATATATTTTAGATTGCTGTAAGTCTGTAGAAATATCACTTTCATATTTTTTTGCCTCAACTATGCCATACAGGTCAGTGCCAATAAATAAAGCATAGTCAGCCCATTTAGAACCTACAGGCCACTCAGCAATGGCTATTCGTCTTCCTTTTTCTGGTAAAGTCTTATTTTTTTTATAATCGAGAACACCCGTTTCTGCTTCCCATCCAGCTTCTTGCAGTTGTTTGTCAATGAGTTTTCTGGTTTCTTTTTCGTCCCAATCAATTTTTTTAGCGGCTAATTCAGAACGTTTAAGAAGTTCTTGCTTTTCCTCTAAAGACTGTTCTTTAATTTCTCGTTCTTGAAGTAGAGAATTATACTTTTTTTCTAAATCATCATAGTCTTGACTTAGAACATGTAAGGCATGTCTTGCGTCAAGGTTTTTTGGTAAACTGTATTTAACATCATCAATATTTGTTTTTCCATAGGTTTGATAAAACCACATAGATAATTTAAATGCAGAAAATAAAATAGATTTGGCATCATCAAATGAACCTTTATTGTCATGTACTGCTTGATTACCTTTACCTTTAATTGTAAAAAATAAGTCCAATACATTAGTAGGTAATATGTCTTCGAACTGTAAAGATTTTAGTCTATTATGAAACGTATTGTCAAATGGGAATTCTAAATAATGTTCTTCAAAAATTAATTCTGTGATTTTTTCACCTAGCATTCTAACTTTAAAAATAGTAACTATAGGGTCGCTATATAAAGTGTATTCCGCTGTTTGTCCAATATTCCACAGAATTGGATACTCTTTTTCAAGATAAATAAAATTTGATTTCTTCATTTAAGTGTATTGCATAATAGGAGTCTAATTAAGATGCTTGCTATAATTTTGAGA from Flavivirga spongiicola encodes:
- a CDS encoding class I SAM-dependent DNA methyltransferase, which encodes MSAEEISNKLWNLCNVLRDDGVTYHQYLNELTYILFLKLSEVKGFKEQIPKEYQWSTLLEITDNKELYDRYRDLLANISAKGDNTTITEIYTNASTTLRKPVNLRTLITQIDLIDWYNESERDTMGQIYEDLLERNANEKRSGAGQYFTPRPLIKVMIELLAPKLGERWNDPACGTFGFMISLDQYLVDRYNYKYDSNDKQRQFQVNEALSGVELVQDAHRLALMNAKLHGLDSTIHLGDTLTDLGKTLKGLDGVLANPPFGTKKGGEKPTRDDLTFVSSNKQLNFLQHIYRSLHKKGTARAAVVLPDNVLFEDGDGQRIRKDLMDKCNLHTILRLPTGIFYSAGVKTNVLFFTRGKTETGNTKNVWYYDMRTNVPSYGKRTPFTRAAFNDFIKAYTGGTDTSKVLMNYDRDIDDKKRESIKDERWQCITREEIKKKNDSLDLGLMVDENLSNGAELDEPIDIAKEALTELNEITKALNNIIKELSI
- the hsdR gene encoding type I restriction-modification system endonuclease is translated as MKKSNFIYLEKEYPILWNIGQTAEYTLYSDPIVTIFKVRMLGEKITELIFEEHYLEFPFDNTFHNRLKSLQFEDILPTNVLDLFFTIKGKGNQAVHDNKGSFDDAKSILFSAFKLSMWFYQTYGKTNIDDVKYSLPKNLDARHALHVLSQDYDDLEKKYNSLLQEREIKEQSLEEKQELLKRSELAAKKIDWDEKETRKLIDKQLQEAGWEAETGVLDYKKNKTLPEKGRRIAIAEWPVGSKWADYALFIGTDLYGIVEAKKYESDISTDLQQSKIYSELAEDEHEAKLLGKWRNYNVPFLFSTNGRTYLEQIKTKSGVWFLDVRNERNHSKALRGWYSPEGILELYKRNIQESNDKLKDSNISYLQDKAGLSLRDYQIKAIEAVEKIVRHKPDSKKTLLAMATGTGKTRTIIGLCYRLIKANRFKRILFLVDRRLLATQAINNFEDNKIEGLNTFAETYKVDKLKATIPDLESRLHFSTVQSMVKRLFYGNNEDVLPIDTYDCIIVDEAHRGYLQDRELDDEELNFKDQRDYVSKYRMVVDYFDAFTVGLTATPALHTTEIFGHPVYTYSYREAVIDGYLIDHEPPNIIKTKLSEEGITWKKGEKPKVYIKEDNRIEELDELEDELNIDIEGFNKMVITESFNRTVAQQLVKEIDPEGDEKTLIFAAKDEHADLIVQLLKEEYENIGIDVPDDAIAKITGKSYKPQELVTRYKNEKFPSIAVTVDLLTTGIDVPPICNLVFLRRIKSRILYEQMLGRATRRCDDIGKEVFNIFDAVKLYESLEVFSSMKPVVTNPKTSFTQLIDEFDDIESNVRAKKQLEQIISKLQRKKTKIIGQNEEIFKYNTEGKDPEAFINMLKNIEEHSIASSLSKYDQLWRFLDEFIPQPRAQYVSEHDDEYLGSERGYGKGQKPEDYLNSFKIFLEQNLNKVAALQIICTKPKELDRHSLKELKLLLDQKGFNSRNLNAAWKDSKNEDIVADIISYIRTLALGSTLISHEERIRNAVDKVRSMKDWNKIQLKWIDRFEKQLIQETIIKIEDLNKDPFMSDGGFKRLNKIFEHQLKDVIETLNDNLYIETA